Part of the Salinimonas lutimaris genome, CTGGAAGTGGGGAAACGGCACCGCCGAGGGCTATATCGCCGGTGTATTCAGAGAGTCAGTGACCAAAACATTGCAAGGTGAAGAGGTCACTCGTAACGGCAGTGACGATAATCCCGCCTACTTAGTCAAACAGGACGATGGCGATAAAGTGTTAAAGCTGCATAGCGAGTTGTCGGCCAGCTAGTCGCTAAGATTACTGGTGTCATTATATATCCCCAAAGTTCTGAGTCAGGGTTAGTCACGTGCCCAGAGAGAACTCTGAGACTACCTTCCGTCGCCCCCGTGAAAATGGGGATATCCTGAACAGCCTGACTGATTCAAAACGACATTTATTAATGTCGGTCATGTCCAAAAGGAGATCCCGGATATCGCTACGCGATTCCGGGACGACGAGAGGAAGTACAACGTCATTCCCGTGCAAAAGGGAACCTCCTTTATACCGTCGCCCCTGCGAAAGCAGGGGTCTCCTGAACAGCCTGGCTGATTGAAAATATCATCTTTTATAGGTCGTCACGGTCACAAAGGAGATCCCGGATATCGCTGCGCGATTCAGGGATGATGGTATAATTACGCTGGCCAATCCAAGATAGCCGGTTAGCCTAAATCAGCCCCAGGTTCGCTGCATGAAATTGCAGATGCTCCTCAATAAATGACGCAATAAAGAAGTAACTATGATCATAGCCTTCGTGCATATTCAGCGTAAGCTGGGTATCAGATTTTTGCGCAGCACTAATCAGTGCTTCAGGCTTGAGTTGTTCATTTAAAAACTGGTCCTGCTTGCCCTGCTCCACCAGAATGGGAATATAGTGCTGTTGCTGCGCCAGTAAATGAGCAGCATCATATTGCTTCCAGGCTGCGACATCATCGCCCAGATACGCGGAAAATGCCTTGTGTCCCCACGGACACTCCGTCGGATTCGATACCGGACTGAATGCCGACACCGACACATACCGCTCAGGCTTGTGCAGAGCAATCACCAATGCCCCGTGACCGCCCATTGAATGGCCGCTGATAGCCCGCTCACCGGTCACCGGAAAGTTGTCCTCAATTAACTCTGGCAATTCCTGTGTGATGTAGTCATACATCTGGTAGTTGGCTTTCCAGGGCTCCTGGGTGGCATTAACATAAAATCCGGCGCCCAGGCCTAAGTCATACGCCCCTTTTTCATCGTCGGCTACCCCTTCGCCCCGCGGGCTGGTATCTGGTGCAACAATCGCCATGCCCAGCTCAGCCGCCAGCTTCATAGCACCGGCTTTCTGCATAAAATTTTCATCGGTGCAGGTCAGGCCGGAAAGCCAGTATAGCACCGGCACCGGATTAACTGTGGTAGCAAACGGGGGCAAAAATACCGCAAAAGTCATGTCACAGTGAGTGGTATGCGAATGATGGGTATAACGACAATGTGTGCCTCCAAATGCCCGGTTTTCGCTGATTAGCTTCATATACGCCTCTCCTTTTACACAACAGCAGCGCGATAGATGAACACTGCTGCAAATTTGTTGACCTTCACGCATCAGCGCGAAGGCATGGTTACTGTTTTTCGGCTTCATCGGTGAACAATGAAGGCGTTAGCAGGCGCTTGTATAACACTGTATATCTGCTGAATACTAACGCGGTGATATATGACCATGCACTATATGTCACTCTGTCATGATAGATGGTTTCACCATTTTTAAAAAACGGGGAGCATGTCGGCATCAGCCTCTATCCTGCGGTTCACCTGTTTTCGCACCGACTGGCTTAATCTGACCCACAAACTCTACAGATATTTGAACGACCTTGCATTGTGGTAAGAACGTTTTTGTTAAGTCATTAATAACAGTAAAGGGTCTATCGGTTTTTGGTTCAAGTTCGTTTACACTAAGCGCCAAATAAAAGAGGTAAACATCATGTTTAAAACCCTTGGCCACACGATTCTGGGCACCATTTCGGTGATTCTGTATTTTG contains:
- a CDS encoding hypervirulence associated TUDOR domain-containing protein is translated as MSKAYQTNQKVSWKWGNGTAEGYIAGVFRESVTKTLQGEEVTRNGSDDNPAYLVKQDDGDKVLKLHSELSAS
- the fghA gene encoding S-formylglutathione hydrolase translates to MKLISENRAFGGTHCRYTHHSHTTHCDMTFAVFLPPFATTVNPVPVLYWLSGLTCTDENFMQKAGAMKLAAELGMAIVAPDTSPRGEGVADDEKGAYDLGLGAGFYVNATQEPWKANYQMYDYITQELPELIEDNFPVTGERAISGHSMGGHGALVIALHKPERYVSVSAFSPVSNPTECPWGHKAFSAYLGDDVAAWKQYDAAHLLAQQQHYIPILVEQGKQDQFLNEQLKPEALISAAQKSDTQLTLNMHEGYDHSYFFIASFIEEHLQFHAANLGLI